One genomic region from Melioribacteraceae bacterium encodes:
- a CDS encoding glycoside hydrolase family 2 TIM barrel-domain containing protein, whose amino-acid sequence MNKKNMKIILPLMIFLILCAGNILPQSAISLIKDQLIKKQEICQNKFPVYTVDGKWTFNESINWLSGFLGGELWNLYEITDDEKLKELALKHADWLIQYAGIDNTHDMGFIFYPTVVRAFKETGDPKYRDSAIKAAEMLLKRFNTNGNFIRAWGKLNTADRAGWMIIDTMMNLELLFWASEVTGNREFYSAAYKHAITTMNQHVRNDYSSYHVVEFDVNSGEVIKKRTHQGYGDETTWARGQAWGIHGFAIAYKYTGDERFLNIAVKMADYMIDRLPDDFVPYWDLDLKDEGTIRDASAAAIAAGGFFLISELTELKKDYDRFLGYALKISDSLLENYLFTKSSRKVEEGILLHTVYNFAKDWGKDESFPCGDYYFTETLRKSIVHRKKEKLFEDKLKRQSFPLNDNWFYLEDNIDKPEKLYQSVKEWQKINLPHTWNKFDAVDSQPGYRRGVGWYRKDLYMPALDKNTSVKICFEGVNTYSEVYVNGKIAGGHIGGYLQFDVDITRLLKQSDYNTILVKADNSYNPDIPPSQTSDFVIYGGITRDVHLKILPGTYIDKMQVNISNVSVKSAATGIKIFLKNKAMNNFLTIKILLKNNKNKTVAETQKKIKIQEESAELSLALPELKNPELWSVDNPYLYSVEAILTDGKKVIDSFSERIGYRWFEFRENGPFYLNGKRVLLRGTHRHEDYAGLGNALPDSLHRKDMKMIKEMGANFVRLAHYPQDPEVYRACDELGLLVWDEIPWCRGGMGKEIWKRNVKSYLDEMIDQNYNHPSIIIWSLGNEIYWLPEFPDGDNNDSLRSFLKELNDIAHQKDPARYTAVRKYYEGSDIVDLFSPSIWSGWYSGVYKGYEKAIVDAQKKYKRFFHAEFGGDSHVGRHSELPVTGDGFASPDEWEEKVNQVKISNIANMGDWSESYMVDLFDWYLRYSEQSSSFSGSAQWAFKDFPTPLRPENPIPYMNQKGLLDRNGNPKDAYYVFKSYWNTKDKFCYIESPSGTERSGPKDLKRDVNVFSNCSEVELFLNDVSQGRLKKDITKFPASGLSWSVNFSSGKNILKAVGFCEIGKSAEHQFEVNYSYEKHGTADKIILSYERLKNGNYLITATAVDINGNRALDYNRRIYFSSLGSGELLQNLGTPTGSSVIEMANGKAVIEFKPVPSEEAVIEARNQDFKGSYLKFIGE is encoded by the coding sequence ATGAATAAAAAAAATATGAAGATAATATTGCCTCTCATGATCTTTTTGATTCTGTGTGCCGGAAATATTTTACCGCAATCGGCAATCTCTTTAATAAAGGATCAACTGATAAAGAAACAGGAGATCTGTCAGAATAAATTTCCTGTCTACACTGTAGACGGCAAGTGGACATTCAACGAGAGTATTAACTGGCTTTCCGGATTCCTTGGCGGTGAATTGTGGAATCTCTACGAAATTACCGATGATGAAAAGCTTAAAGAACTCGCATTAAAACATGCCGACTGGCTTATTCAATATGCGGGGATCGATAATACACATGATATGGGATTCATATTCTATCCGACCGTTGTAAGGGCATTTAAAGAAACGGGTGATCCGAAGTACCGGGATTCCGCAATTAAAGCAGCTGAAATGCTTTTGAAGAGATTCAACACGAACGGCAATTTTATCCGTGCATGGGGAAAGCTGAATACGGCTGACAGAGCCGGCTGGATGATAATCGACACCATGATGAATCTGGAATTGCTCTTCTGGGCATCCGAAGTAACAGGCAACCGTGAATTTTACAGCGCAGCCTACAAACACGCTATTACTACAATGAATCAGCATGTTAGAAATGACTATTCCTCCTACCATGTTGTTGAGTTTGATGTTAACTCGGGCGAAGTGATAAAGAAGAGGACGCATCAGGGATACGGCGATGAAACAACCTGGGCGAGGGGACAGGCGTGGGGAATTCACGGATTCGCAATCGCATATAAGTATACCGGCGACGAAAGATTCCTGAATATTGCAGTTAAGATGGCTGATTATATGATTGACCGGCTCCCCGATGATTTTGTCCCTTACTGGGATCTCGATCTGAAAGACGAAGGAACGATCAGGGACGCATCTGCCGCCGCGATTGCTGCCGGCGGTTTCTTTCTTATCTCCGAACTGACTGAGCTGAAAAAAGATTACGACCGCTTCCTCGGTTATGCTCTTAAAATCTCCGATTCATTATTGGAAAATTATCTCTTTACAAAAAGCAGCAGGAAAGTTGAAGAAGGTATTCTCCTCCACACGGTTTATAATTTCGCAAAAGATTGGGGTAAGGATGAATCGTTTCCGTGCGGGGATTATTATTTCACTGAAACTTTAAGAAAGAGCATAGTGCATAGAAAAAAAGAAAAATTATTTGAGGATAAATTAAAACGGCAGTCATTCCCTTTAAATGATAACTGGTTTTATCTTGAGGACAATATCGACAAACCGGAAAAACTTTATCAGTCGGTAAAAGAATGGCAGAAGATTAATCTCCCACATACGTGGAATAAATTTGATGCTGTTGATAGCCAGCCCGGTTACAGAAGGGGAGTTGGTTGGTACAGAAAAGATCTTTATATGCCGGCACTGGATAAAAACACCTCAGTAAAGATCTGTTTCGAAGGAGTTAATACTTATTCCGAAGTTTATGTTAATGGCAAAATCGCAGGCGGACATATTGGCGGGTATCTTCAGTTCGATGTCGATATTACTCGACTTTTAAAACAAAGCGATTACAATACAATCCTTGTAAAAGCGGATAACTCATACAACCCTGATATCCCTCCTTCCCAGACATCAGATTTTGTAATCTACGGCGGAATTACACGTGATGTTCATTTAAAAATTCTGCCCGGTACATATATCGATAAAATGCAGGTTAATATCTCCAATGTTTCTGTTAAATCCGCCGCAACCGGAATAAAAATATTCCTTAAAAATAAAGCGATGAATAATTTCCTTACAATAAAAATCCTGTTGAAGAATAACAAAAATAAAACTGTTGCCGAGACTCAAAAGAAAATTAAAATTCAGGAGGAGTCTGCGGAATTAAGTCTTGCCCTCCCAGAATTAAAAAATCCCGAATTGTGGTCGGTTGACAATCCTTACCTTTATTCTGTTGAAGCAATTTTAACGGATGGAAAGAAAGTAATAGACAGTTTTTCTGAACGGATCGGTTACCGATGGTTTGAGTTCAGGGAAAACGGTCCATTCTATCTGAATGGCAAAAGAGTTCTGCTCCGCGGAACGCACAGACACGAAGATTACGCAGGACTCGGAAATGCATTGCCGGATAGTCTGCACCGCAAGGATATGAAGATGATCAAGGAGATGGGAGCTAATTTTGTGAGGTTAGCACATTACCCGCAGGATCCCGAAGTCTACAGAGCATGCGACGAACTCGGCCTTTTAGTGTGGGATGAAATTCCCTGGTGCCGCGGCGGTATGGGAAAAGAAATCTGGAAGAGAAATGTGAAAAGTTATCTTGATGAGATGATCGATCAGAATTATAATCATCCAAGCATTATTATCTGGTCGCTGGGAAATGAGATCTACTGGCTCCCGGAATTCCCTGACGGCGACAACAACGATTCGCTGCGTTCATTTCTTAAAGAGCTTAACGACATTGCTCATCAAAAAGATCCAGCAAGATATACTGCAGTAAGAAAATATTATGAAGGTTCCGATATTGTTGATCTCTTCTCGCCATCGATCTGGTCCGGCTGGTATTCAGGCGTTTATAAAGGTTATGAAAAAGCAATTGTTGATGCTCAGAAGAAGTATAAAAGATTTTTCCATGCTGAGTTTGGAGGAGATAGTCATGTGGGCAGGCATTCTGAACTGCCGGTTACAGGAGATGGATTCGCGAGTCCCGATGAATGGGAGGAAAAAGTTAATCAGGTTAAAATTTCCAACATAGCTAATATGGGAGACTGGAGCGAAAGTTATATGGTGGATCTGTTCGACTGGTATTTACGATATTCTGAACAGTCATCATCATTCAGCGGAAGCGCTCAATGGGCATTCAAGGATTTCCCTACACCTCTACGCCCGGAGAATCCGATCCCATACATGAATCAGAAGGGCCTTCTTGACCGTAACGGAAATCCCAAGGACGCGTATTATGTCTTTAAAAGCTACTGGAACACAAAAGATAAATTCTGTTATATCGAATCCCCTTCAGGGACTGAAAGGAGCGGACCGAAAGATCTTAAACGGGATGTGAATGTTTTCAGCAACTGCAGTGAAGTAGAATTGTTTCTTAACGATGTAAGCCAGGGCAGATTAAAAAAGGATATTACAAAATTTCCTGCCTCCGGTTTATCGTGGAGTGTTAATTTCAGTTCAGGAAAAAATATTCTGAAAGCTGTTGGGTTCTGCGAAATCGGAAAATCCGCCGAACATCAGTTTGAAGTGAATTACAGTTATGAGAAACACGGTACCGCTGATAAAATTATTCTATCCTATGAGAGATTGAAAAACGGAAACTATCTGATAACCGCTACTGCTGTTGATATTAACGGCAACAGGGCACTCGATTATAACAGGAGGATCTATTTCTCTTCTCTCGGAAGCGGTGAACTGCTTCAGAATCTGGGAACACCAACCGGCAGCTCTGTAATTGAAATGGCTAACGGGAAAGCCGTTATTGAATTTAAACCAGTACCTTCTGAGGAAGCGGTTATTGAAGCCCGCAACCAGGACTTTAAAGGAAGCTATCTTAAATTTATCGGTGAATGA
- a CDS encoding alginate lyase family protein, with the protein MNYNLFYRIYACLRIIILSGSVIPAQSQTGLISYPEIVSIEKERVINSAEKYLLEEPVTVTSFKSERSAGGIHDYYSEGTYWWPDPNNPDGPYIRKDGINNPDNFEAHHKSLIRFSIHTAALTAAFKITGDEKYARHALKHINAWFVNEETKMNPSFLYAQAIKGIVTGRGIGLIDAIHLIEVARSVEVLYEMNAVEKENLSKIKKWFAYFLEWMTTHQYGIDERENGNNHSSWWVAQVAMYARLINDADQIKFCKEFFNSEILEKQMAANGSFPEEISRTKPYSYSLFNIEAFGTIARILNDIDFWNCRSETGKSIKLGFDFIFPFMEDKSLWTFKKDVLHFDELPVRMQSLLFAGLAFKEKKYIELWKKLNAHYTDEELIRTYPIRQPVLWVDHE; encoded by the coding sequence ATGAACTATAATTTGTTCTATCGGATATATGCCTGTCTAAGAATTATAATCTTATCTGGTTCTGTAATACCGGCGCAGTCGCAAACCGGATTGATCAGCTATCCGGAAATTGTCTCGATCGAGAAAGAGAGGGTAATCAATTCAGCCGAGAAATATTTGCTCGAAGAACCTGTTACGGTAACATCGTTTAAGTCCGAGCGGAGTGCTGGCGGAATTCACGATTATTATTCTGAAGGGACCTACTGGTGGCCGGATCCAAATAATCCCGACGGCCCTTACATTAGAAAAGACGGAATTAATAATCCTGATAATTTCGAGGCGCACCACAAATCTTTAATCCGGTTCTCTATTCATACCGCCGCTCTAACTGCGGCCTTCAAAATAACCGGTGATGAAAAATATGCCCGCCACGCATTGAAACATATTAATGCATGGTTTGTGAATGAAGAGACCAAAATGAATCCCAGTTTCCTTTACGCGCAGGCGATCAAAGGAATTGTTACCGGACGGGGAATCGGACTTATCGATGCGATCCATCTGATAGAGGTTGCCCGCTCGGTTGAAGTACTTTATGAGATGAACGCTGTTGAAAAGGAGAATCTTAGCAAAATTAAAAAATGGTTCGCCTATTTTCTTGAATGGATGACAACTCATCAGTATGGAATAGACGAAAGGGAAAACGGAAACAATCACAGTTCTTGGTGGGTTGCTCAGGTTGCTATGTATGCGCGCCTCATTAATGATGCAGATCAAATTAAGTTTTGTAAAGAATTCTTCAATTCGGAAATTCTCGAAAAACAGATGGCCGCCAACGGAAGTTTTCCGGAAGAAATTTCAAGAACAAAACCATATAGCTATTCTCTCTTTAATATAGAAGCATTCGGAACAATTGCCCGTATTCTTAATGACATTGATTTCTGGAATTGCAGATCAGAAACGGGTAAAAGCATAAAGCTTGGATTCGATTTTATATTTCCTTTCATGGAGGATAAATCTCTCTGGACTTTCAAAAAGGACGTGCTGCATTTCGATGAACTTCCGGTACGGATGCAGAGCCTTTTATTTGCAGGACTGGCTTTCAAAGAGAAAAAATATATCGAACTCTGGAAAAAACTTAACGCTCATTATACGGATGAGGAATTAATAAGAACTTATCCTATTCGTCAACCAGTTCTCTGGGTCGATCATGAATAA
- a CDS encoding T9SS type A sorting domain-containing protein, giving the protein MRIRYLNISLLLILFSFGLNAQTWQSNIVYIGNDGKLVYVSDSEGNRIPDFSGAGFKGGGIEIPFIPVVKTIEAIQGDNTAHIQNAINEVAALPVGQDGFRGALLLKAGSYQVNGTIRINQSGIILRGEGDGDDPSKHTIIFGKGNIPHQRTILIAGGGSLTRWSEQVSGSKTNITTQTVFVGSKSFSVESTSPYNVGDNIIIYHPITEEWINAVGGGGTATDPSWTVQDAINIIYNRYITGISGNEITVDVPLFYTLDRSLSQSYIYKYSRSGLKTNIGIEDLRIEIEAAGTPQNSNGDENHAWHAIELKQIEDAWVKNCTMLHFGQSGIMTSTASRITIDNCKAIDPISIITGERRYNFNMYHASQQILVQNSYTRYGRHDFVSNGTSTVSGIIFYNNVSDYTYSSSEGHRWWSQGILFDNITFNNPNTSIVLALYNRGDNGTSHGWASVNSVAWNCKVGGNKSVIIQKPPTAQNYSVGNFAGKVTGLKSQGAPYDQPQGFIEGTNLSGINPPSLYKAQLDERLITSLKENSRGLIDDEFILYDNFPNPFNPSTNISFKIPVSGHVSLKIYDLLGKEIATLIDEFKEVGSYHEQFSISGLNVSSGIYFYSLRCGNFHTVKKMVILK; this is encoded by the coding sequence TTGAGAATCAGATATCTAAATATTTCCCTTTTGCTAATTCTTTTTTCATTCGGATTAAATGCGCAGACATGGCAATCGAATATTGTCTATATCGGGAATGACGGGAAACTGGTATATGTTTCTGATAGTGAAGGTAACCGAATTCCGGATTTCAGCGGCGCCGGATTTAAAGGCGGCGGAATTGAAATCCCTTTCATTCCTGTCGTTAAAACTATTGAAGCAATCCAGGGCGATAACACGGCGCATATTCAGAATGCGATAAATGAAGTCGCGGCTCTTCCTGTTGGCCAGGACGGATTCAGAGGCGCATTGCTTCTCAAAGCAGGCAGTTATCAGGTTAACGGTACGATCAGAATTAATCAGAGCGGAATTATCCTCAGAGGCGAAGGTGACGGAGACGATCCCTCCAAACATACTATCATATTCGGTAAAGGGAATATACCTCATCAAAGGACGATTCTTATAGCCGGAGGCGGCAGCTTAACCCGATGGTCCGAACAGGTGAGCGGTTCAAAGACCAACATTACTACTCAGACAGTTTTTGTAGGTTCAAAAAGTTTTTCAGTGGAAAGTACTTCACCATATAACGTCGGCGATAATATCATCATTTACCACCCGATAACTGAAGAATGGATTAATGCCGTTGGGGGAGGCGGAACGGCAACTGATCCTTCATGGACTGTTCAGGATGCAATCAATATTATTTATAACCGTTATATAACAGGTATTTCGGGTAATGAAATTACTGTTGATGTCCCGCTGTTTTATACACTAGACAGATCTCTTTCACAGTCTTATATCTATAAATATTCCAGGAGCGGATTAAAAACCAATATAGGAATTGAGGACCTGAGAATTGAAATTGAAGCTGCCGGAACTCCTCAAAATTCAAACGGCGACGAGAATCACGCTTGGCATGCAATAGAATTGAAGCAGATTGAAGATGCGTGGGTTAAAAACTGCACGATGCTTCATTTCGGTCAGTCGGGAATTATGACCAGCACTGCATCGCGTATAACTATCGATAACTGCAAAGCGATTGACCCGATAAGTATAATTACCGGTGAACGCAGATACAATTTTAATATGTACCACGCCTCCCAGCAGATTCTAGTTCAGAATTCCTATACAAGGTACGGAAGACATGATTTTGTATCGAACGGAACCAGTACCGTCTCTGGTATCATATTCTATAATAATGTAAGTGATTACACTTATAGCTCGAGCGAGGGACACCGGTGGTGGAGCCAGGGAATCCTCTTTGATAACATAACCTTCAATAACCCTAACACCAGTATTGTCCTTGCTCTTTATAACCGGGGCGACAATGGTACGAGTCACGGCTGGGCTTCGGTTAATTCAGTTGCATGGAATTGCAAAGTGGGAGGGAATAAATCCGTTATAATTCAGAAGCCGCCCACGGCACAGAACTATTCGGTTGGAAACTTTGCCGGAAAAGTCACCGGTCTGAAATCCCAGGGCGCCCCTTATGATCAGCCGCAGGGTTTTATAGAAGGGACAAATCTAAGCGGAATTAATCCTCCTTCTCTCTACAAAGCACAGCTTGATGAACGGCTTATTACTTCTCTAAAGGAGAATAGCCGCGGATTAATCGATGATGAATTTATTCTTTACGACAACTTCCCTAATCCTTTTAATCCTTCAACCAATATAAGTTTTAAAATCCCTGTTTCCGGTCATGTTTCCTTAAAAATTTATGACCTTCTCGGTAAAGAGATCGCGACATTAATAGATGAATTTAAAGAAGTCGGTTCTTATCATGAACAGTTCTCTATATCTGGGCTGAATGTTTCAAGCGGTATTTATTTTTACTCCCTCCGCTGCGGCAATTTCCATACTGTAAAAAAGATGGTAATACTTAAATGA
- a CDS encoding chondroitinase-B domain-containing protein, translated as MKYLYQIFLILLAFSDLEAKKIFVSSAQQISAALSTVQPGDTLVMTKGIWNNQQIVFQANGTSSSRIYLIAEKDGEVILTGTSTLRIAGKYLEVSGLYFKDGYSSSGAVIEFRNGSSLLSNYCRLTNTAIVNYNPSDKSKDYKWISLYGTHNRVDHCYLKGKDHLGTTLVVWLGSTPNYHLIDNNYFAFRPAYTLPPYNGAETIRVGDSGTSMQDSYTTVEYNYFEQCNGETEIISNKSCENIYRYNTFKDCEGTLTLRHGNRCTVENNYFFCGNKPNSGGIRIIGEDHKVFNNYIEGSAGTSLKAAISIMNGVPNSPLNRYFQVKRAIVAFNTVVNSRNSIAIGAGKDSELSLPPLDCIIVNNIFYSTQSPIVTLTDNPLNMTWSKNIFFGTSIGMTLPSNNLNVSPLLSKGSDNIYRLLSGSPAINGSDPNYKYVTRDFEGQDRIEPNDIGADEFSNQEIKITPVGPHNTGPEFIRLVSSIKNNDEILPDKFVLEQNYPNPFNPETTITYKIISLTDVELKVYDLTGSEIATLVKGLYLPGIYSAKFSAVNYSLPSGVFFYKLTAGKFSETKKMVVLK; from the coding sequence ATGAAATATTTATATCAGATTTTTCTAATCCTGCTCGCATTTTCCGATTTAGAGGCGAAAAAAATCTTTGTCTCATCAGCACAGCAGATTTCCGCTGCTCTCTCTACTGTTCAGCCGGGGGACACTCTGGTTATGACTAAAGGAATCTGGAATAATCAGCAGATTGTTTTTCAGGCGAATGGAACATCATCCAGCAGGATTTATCTTATCGCTGAAAAAGACGGCGAGGTTATACTTACCGGGACATCAACTTTACGGATTGCCGGAAAATACCTCGAGGTAAGCGGACTCTATTTTAAGGACGGCTACAGTTCATCCGGTGCTGTTATTGAATTCAGGAACGGTTCCAGTTTACTGAGCAATTATTGCAGGTTGACTAATACCGCGATTGTTAATTACAATCCTTCTGATAAATCGAAGGATTACAAATGGATCTCACTCTACGGAACGCATAACCGTGTGGATCATTGTTACTTAAAAGGGAAAGATCATCTGGGCACTACTCTTGTTGTGTGGCTCGGATCAACTCCAAATTATCACCTTATAGATAATAATTATTTTGCTTTCAGGCCGGCTTATACATTACCGCCATATAATGGTGCTGAAACAATACGTGTAGGCGACAGCGGAACATCGATGCAGGATTCCTACACTACAGTTGAATACAATTACTTTGAACAATGCAACGGCGAAACGGAAATAATTTCAAATAAATCATGCGAGAATATATACCGCTACAATACATTCAAGGATTGCGAAGGTACATTGACATTACGGCACGGAAACCGCTGCACTGTTGAAAATAATTATTTCTTCTGCGGTAACAAACCGAATTCAGGCGGAATCAGAATTATTGGTGAGGATCATAAAGTATTTAATAATTATATAGAAGGTTCGGCCGGTACAAGTTTAAAAGCTGCGATCTCTATAATGAACGGCGTACCGAATTCTCCTTTGAACCGGTACTTTCAGGTAAAAAGGGCAATTGTTGCGTTCAATACGGTTGTAAACAGCCGTAATTCTATTGCAATAGGAGCCGGAAAAGATTCTGAACTTTCTCTACCGCCGCTCGACTGCATTATCGTCAACAATATTTTTTATTCTACTCAATCACCGATTGTTACTCTGACCGATAATCCGTTGAATATGACCTGGTCCAAAAATATTTTCTTCGGAACATCGATCGGAATGACACTCCCTTCAAATAATCTGAATGTCTCTCCTTTATTATCAAAGGGGTCGGATAATATCTACCGTCTGCTTTCCGGCAGTCCGGCAATAAACGGTTCAGATCCAAATTATAAATATGTGACCAGGGATTTTGAAGGACAGGATAGGATTGAACCTAATGATATCGGTGCCGATGAATTCTCAAATCAGGAAATTAAGATTACTCCGGTCGGGCCTCATAATACAGGTCCGGAATTTATCCGGCTTGTTTCCTCAATTAAAAATAATGATGAGATTTTACCTGATAAATTTGTTCTGGAGCAGAATTATCCAAATCCGTTTAATCCGGAAACAACAATTACATACAAAATTATTTCTTTAACCGATGTAGAGCTTAAAGTATATGATCTGACCGGCTCTGAGATTGCAACACTTGTGAAAGGTCTTTACTTGCCGGGGATCTATTCGGCAAAATTTTCCGCTGTTAATTACAGCCTGCCGAGCGGTGTTTTTTTTTATAAACTAACTGCCGGTAAATTTTCCGAGACTAAGAAGATGGTAGTCCTCAAGTAG
- a CDS encoding T9SS type A sorting domain-containing protein, with translation MKKLLLLVFTLLVTFSLTTYAQKTSAASGNWNDPATWTGGVVPTAADDVVVAAGHTVTINVTNAECKDVTIDGNLDFQKDGTVSGITILGNVKVNPNGRFRCNSRSPAGNADTYVEHLMTLHGDLTVEATGTVDFRAGSNSGGTSNGVLLTFAGSTDSNIRLQNTIYRSSTSSGNYYGEEFNSIVINKTGTGKVVLKSGNLYMSNNSSVGGTMMTFTNGIIETEGESIWGYLSTSGSNLTGESNNSYTKGWLGRGLSNGGGNVRRTFGVGDNGGIRKVVVGSQAPGNATGHLLVVKCITGNANNSSAFQGGIDKVSGVRYYAITYTRSGVTGAAGSITIDTLGIGYAADDGVAAGNINLRVAYSTDNRATWKAVPQTTPHATTLGAEQSIVGGDIITPAIPLAEGQTIYIALARVTGTTENTLTGGADVQKQDEIPTSFSLSQNYPNPFNPTTNINFSIPVSGNVTLDVYNALGQKVESLVNGYLETGSYKVSFDAANYSSGIYFYQIKSNGFSQTRKMLLVK, from the coding sequence ATGAAGAAGTTATTATTACTTGTTTTTACACTTCTCGTAACATTCTCTTTAACAACTTACGCGCAGAAGACAAGCGCGGCTTCCGGTAACTGGAATGATCCGGCAACATGGACCGGCGGTGTTGTGCCGACTGCAGCAGACGATGTTGTTGTTGCAGCCGGGCATACTGTTACTATAAATGTTACAAACGCCGAATGCAAAGATGTTACTATTGACGGTAATCTCGATTTCCAAAAGGATGGTACTGTAAGCGGTATTACAATTTTGGGTAATGTTAAAGTTAATCCTAATGGAAGATTCAGATGTAATTCCAGATCGCCTGCTGGTAATGCAGATACTTATGTTGAACATTTAATGACATTACACGGTGATTTGACTGTTGAAGCAACCGGTACTGTTGACTTCCGCGCCGGGTCCAATAGTGGAGGCACTTCAAACGGGGTTCTTCTAACATTTGCCGGTTCTACTGATTCAAATATCAGACTGCAGAACACAATCTATCGATCCAGCACCTCATCAGGAAATTATTATGGCGAGGAATTTAACAGTATTGTTATTAATAAAACCGGTACAGGAAAAGTTGTTCTAAAGAGCGGTAATCTCTATATGTCCAACAACTCTTCTGTCGGCGGTACGATGATGACATTTACAAACGGTATTATTGAAACCGAGGGTGAATCGATCTGGGGTTATCTCTCTACAAGCGGATCTAATCTGACCGGTGAATCGAACAACAGTTATACAAAAGGATGGCTCGGAAGAGGGCTTTCGAATGGCGGCGGCAATGTCAGAAGAACTTTTGGTGTTGGCGATAACGGCGGTATCCGCAAAGTGGTTGTCGGATCTCAGGCACCCGGAAATGCAACAGGGCATTTACTGGTTGTCAAATGTATTACCGGAAATGCCAATAACAGCAGCGCGTTCCAGGGCGGAATCGATAAAGTCTCCGGCGTAAGATACTATGCGATTACTTATACAAGAAGCGGCGTTACAGGTGCTGCAGGATCTATTACAATCGATACTCTCGGAATTGGCTATGCTGCCGATGACGGTGTTGCTGCGGGTAATATTAACCTTCGTGTAGCTTATTCTACTGATAATAGAGCAACCTGGAAAGCTGTTCCCCAGACAACTCCCCATGCAACAACTCTCGGCGCAGAGCAGAGTATTGTAGGAGGCGACATTATTACTCCTGCTATCCCTCTTGCTGAAGGCCAGACTATTTACATTGCACTTGCACGAGTAACCGGCACAACTGAAAATACACTTACCGGCGGAGCCGATGTTCAGAAGCAGGATGAAATCCCGACTTCTTTCAGTCTGTCGCAGAATTATCCGAATCCATTCAACCCCACGACGAACATTAATTTCTCAATTCCTGTCTCAGGAAATGTTACTCTCGATGTTTACAATGCGCTCGGTCAGAAGGTTGAATCACTTGTAAACGGTTACCTTGAAACCGGTTCTTATAAAGTCTCTTTCGATGCTGCAAATTATTCGAGCGGTATCTATTTCTATCAGATTAAATCGAACGGGTTCTCCCAGACAAGAAAGATGCTTTTAGTAAAATAA
- a CDS encoding PorV/PorQ family protein, whose protein sequence is MKIIRKKILLVVLILLASNAGSFAFEKVGTTSFQFLKVWPGARATGMAEAFTSIASNSESVFWNPAGLARLTGFDFTFGFVDWFMDVNHFSFSAAKNFGELGTFGVFGVFSSVGEIEVTRVDRLGFVNGVYNPGLTGEVINPSSLVLGVSYARNVTDKFAFGLSVKYVHENLVFEKAGALVFDGGLTFNTGFRSIVIGASVRHFGQEVKFIDKSYPLPQTFNIGISSYLFSGSDPLIASAGDHSLLVSYDMIQPRDYDQMHSVGFEYGFKDLIYLRGGYVLNRDQEGFSAGVGIYYKGYRIDYSFNDYGDYLDSVHRFTIGYEIN, encoded by the coding sequence ATGAAGATCATTAGAAAGAAAATTTTATTAGTCGTTTTAATTCTGCTTGCTTCAAATGCCGGTTCATTTGCATTCGAAAAGGTTGGTACTACATCGTTCCAGTTCCTTAAAGTGTGGCCCGGCGCCCGCGCTACCGGCATGGCCGAAGCTTTTACTTCAATTGCGAGTAATTCCGAATCAGTCTTCTGGAATCCTGCCGGACTAGCCCGCCTAACCGGATTCGATTTTACATTCGGATTTGTCGACTGGTTTATGGATGTAAATCATTTCTCGTTTTCGGCGGCAAAAAACTTTGGAGAATTAGGAACCTTCGGAGTCTTCGGCGTCTTTTCGAGTGTGGGTGAAATTGAAGTAACAAGAGTAGACCGCCTCGGATTCGTTAACGGCGTTTATAATCCCGGACTCACAGGTGAGGTTATTAATCCGAGTTCTCTGGTACTTGGCGTATCCTATGCGAGGAATGTTACCGATAAATTCGCGTTCGGACTTTCGGTAAAATATGTTCACGAAAACCTTGTATTCGAAAAAGCAGGGGCGCTGGTTTTTGACGGAGGACTTACATTTAATACCGGTTTCCGTTCAATTGTAATTGGCGCGTCTGTAAGGCATTTCGGTCAGGAAGTAAAATTCATTGATAAGAGCTACCCTCTTCCCCAAACGTTTAATATCGGCATTTCGTCATATCTTTTCTCCGGCAGCGATCCGCTCATTGCTTCTGCCGGCGATCATTCTCTTCTTGTATCATACGATATGATTCAGCCGAGGGATTATGACCAGATGCACAGTGTCGGTTTTGAATACGGATTTAAAGACCTGATCTATCTTAGAGGAGGTTATGTTCTGAACCGCGACCAGGAAGGATTCTCTGCGGGTGTTGGAATCTATTATAAAGGTTATCGTATTGATTATTCATTTAATGATTACGGGGATTATCTGGATTCGGTACATCGTTTTACAATCGGTTATGAAATAAACTAA